A single region of the Saprospiraceae bacterium genome encodes:
- the purL gene encoding phosphoribosylformylglycinamidine synthase, whose amino-acid sequence MIHFFGSPANTIFAVQLDRLLSEADTAKLSWLFGGQPPVIGETLEGRFVGPRAAMVTPWSTNAVEITQNMGIQGIRRIEQFQAGDGRFDPMLSQKYDGLHQDIFTIHIEPEPIREVEDIAAYNQAEGLALNLEEIGYLDQLAQRLGRRLTDSEVFGFSQINSEHCRHKIFNGTFVIDGEEQPSSLFALIKKTSKEHPNYIISAYKDNVAFLKGPRVRQFAPKAADHPDYYEKKEFDSVVSLKAETHNFPTTVEPFNGAATGSGGEIRDRMAGGKGSLPLAGTAVYMTAYSRLHDNRPWEKALAERPWLYQTPMDILIKASNGASDFGNKFGQPLIAGSLLTFEHQEHARKLGYDKVIMQAGGIGYGKESQAIKAHPQPGDKIVLMGGDNYRIGMGGAAVSSADTGEYHSAIELNAVQRSNPEMQKRVANTIRSLVESDDNPIVAIHDHGAGGHLNCFSELVEDTGGRIDLDALPIGDPTLSKKEVIGNESQERMGLVVPADKLERLQKIAERERAPLYVVGDVTGDGRFAFESGSHGEKPIDLALADMFGSSPKTIMDDRTAERQYEEVDYQPELILQYLQQVLRLEAVACKDWLTNKVDRCVGGLVAKQQCAGPLQLPLNDCGVMALGFDTPYGVATSIGHAPVNGLIDPAAGSRNAVAEALANLVWAPLEDSLRSVSLSANWMWPCRNEGEDARLYQAVKAASDFCIALGINIPTGKDSLSMKQKYPDDEVLAPGTVIISTVGVCDNINGVVEPVFRKDGGPICYLNLSTDAYKLGGSSFAQVRNKVGAEAPDIRDAEKFAAAFKAVQELIKAGKIIAGHDVSAGGLITTLLEMCFADKELGAEVDLSALGEPDTIKLLFSENCGLVFQLKDESVKADLEKLTIPCHVVGRALEGHALSVKNGAESHDFDIAALRDTWYETSWLLDQKQTAGQKADERYRNYKHQPLQYTFPTDFTGEMPVIAPNTKRPKAAILREKGSNSERELAHAMYLAGFDVRDVHMTDLMTGRETLEDIQFLGAVGGFSNSDVLGSAKGWAGAFLYNEKARAALEKFFAREDVLSVGICNGCQLFIELGLINPEHTQKPKMGFNDSHKHESGFTSVKVLENNSVMLSSLSGATLGVWISHGEGKFELPLPEDQYNIVAQYGYEGYPANPNGSDYHTAMMASADGRHLVLMPHIERSIFPWNWAHYPKDRADDISPWIEAFVNARRWLEG is encoded by the coding sequence ATGATCCACTTTTTTGGAAGTCCCGCCAACACCATTTTCGCCGTTCAGCTCGATAGGCTCCTTTCGGAAGCCGACACTGCCAAACTCTCCTGGTTGTTCGGTGGCCAGCCGCCAGTAATAGGCGAAACCCTGGAGGGCAGGTTCGTCGGCCCCCGCGCCGCTATGGTCACCCCCTGGAGCACCAACGCAGTGGAGATCACTCAGAATATGGGTATTCAGGGCATCCGCCGCATCGAGCAATTCCAGGCCGGCGATGGCCGCTTCGACCCCATGCTGTCCCAGAAATACGACGGGCTCCATCAGGATATCTTCACCATCCACATTGAACCAGAACCCATCCGGGAAGTCGAAGATATCGCCGCCTACAACCAGGCGGAAGGCCTGGCCCTGAACCTCGAAGAGATTGGATACCTCGATCAGCTCGCCCAACGACTCGGCAGGAGACTGACGGATTCGGAAGTCTTCGGCTTTTCCCAGATCAACAGCGAACATTGCCGGCACAAGATATTCAACGGCACCTTCGTCATCGACGGGGAAGAACAGCCTAGCTCGCTGTTCGCTCTGATCAAAAAAACTTCCAAAGAACATCCCAATTACATCATTTCGGCTTACAAAGATAATGTCGCCTTCCTGAAAGGCCCCCGCGTCCGACAGTTTGCGCCGAAGGCGGCAGACCACCCCGACTACTACGAAAAAAAGGAATTCGACTCGGTTGTCTCTCTCAAAGCCGAGACCCACAACTTCCCCACCACGGTCGAGCCCTTTAACGGCGCCGCCACTGGCTCCGGCGGAGAGATCCGCGACCGTATGGCCGGCGGCAAAGGCTCGCTGCCCCTGGCTGGGACAGCCGTGTACATGACGGCCTACTCCCGCCTGCACGACAACCGCCCCTGGGAAAAGGCCCTGGCCGAACGGCCCTGGCTGTATCAGACGCCCATGGATATCCTGATCAAGGCCTCCAACGGCGCTTCCGACTTCGGCAATAAATTCGGCCAGCCCCTGATCGCCGGCTCCCTCCTTACCTTCGAACACCAGGAACACGCCCGCAAGCTGGGCTACGACAAAGTGATCATGCAGGCCGGCGGCATCGGCTACGGCAAGGAATCCCAGGCTATTAAGGCACACCCCCAACCCGGCGATAAAATCGTGCTGATGGGCGGCGACAACTACCGCATCGGCATGGGCGGCGCAGCCGTCTCCTCCGCCGATACCGGCGAGTACCACTCGGCCATTGAGCTCAACGCCGTACAACGCTCCAATCCGGAAATGCAAAAGCGCGTGGCCAATACCATCCGCAGCCTCGTGGAAAGCGACGACAACCCCATCGTGGCCATCCACGACCACGGCGCCGGCGGCCACCTCAACTGCTTCTCAGAACTGGTGGAAGACACCGGCGGGAGGATCGACCTGGATGCATTGCCCATCGGCGATCCCACGCTTTCCAAAAAAGAGGTCATCGGCAATGAATCCCAGGAGCGCATGGGCCTGGTCGTTCCTGCGGATAAACTCGAAAGGCTTCAGAAAATCGCTGAACGGGAACGCGCGCCGCTGTACGTCGTGGGCGACGTAACCGGCGACGGCCGTTTCGCCTTCGAATCCGGCAGCCATGGCGAAAAACCCATAGACCTGGCCCTGGCCGATATGTTCGGCAGCTCGCCGAAGACCATTATGGATGACCGAACGGCCGAAAGGCAGTACGAGGAAGTGGATTATCAGCCGGAACTGATCCTTCAATACCTTCAACAGGTGCTGCGGCTGGAAGCCGTGGCCTGCAAAGATTGGCTGACCAACAAGGTAGACCGCTGCGTGGGCGGCCTTGTTGCCAAACAACAGTGCGCCGGCCCCCTGCAACTGCCCCTCAACGATTGCGGCGTGATGGCCCTCGGCTTTGATACCCCCTACGGCGTAGCCACCTCCATCGGCCATGCCCCGGTAAACGGCCTGATCGACCCGGCAGCGGGTTCGCGTAATGCCGTGGCCGAAGCCCTAGCCAACCTCGTCTGGGCGCCCCTGGAAGACAGCCTGCGCTCCGTTTCCCTCTCCGCCAACTGGATGTGGCCCTGCCGCAACGAGGGCGAAGATGCCCGCCTTTACCAGGCCGTAAAGGCCGCCTCCGATTTTTGTATCGCTTTAGGCATCAACATCCCCACCGGCAAGGACAGCCTGTCGATGAAACAGAAATACCCGGATGACGAAGTACTCGCACCGGGTACCGTGATCATTTCTACAGTGGGCGTCTGCGACAATATCAACGGTGTCGTGGAACCCGTCTTTCGGAAGGACGGCGGCCCCATTTGCTACCTCAACCTCTCCACGGATGCCTATAAGCTGGGCGGCTCCTCTTTCGCCCAGGTGCGCAACAAAGTGGGCGCCGAAGCGCCCGACATCCGTGATGCCGAAAAATTTGCCGCGGCCTTCAAAGCCGTACAGGAGCTGATCAAAGCCGGCAAGATCATCGCCGGGCACGACGTTTCCGCCGGAGGGCTGATCACCACGCTGCTGGAAATGTGCTTTGCCGACAAGGAACTGGGAGCAGAAGTCGATCTGAGCGCCCTCGGAGAACCCGATACCATTAAATTACTTTTCTCGGAAAACTGTGGCCTCGTTTTCCAGTTAAAGGATGAATCGGTTAAGGCCGACCTGGAAAAACTAACCATCCCCTGCCACGTCGTCGGGCGGGCATTGGAAGGCCATGCACTAAGCGTCAAAAACGGTGCAGAAAGCCATGACTTCGATATCGCCGCCCTGCGCGACACCTGGTACGAGACCTCCTGGTTGCTCGACCAGAAACAAACGGCCGGGCAGAAGGCGGATGAGCGCTATCGCAACTATAAACATCAGCCGCTGCAATACACCTTCCCCACTGACTTCACAGGGGAAATGCCCGTGATCGCCCCCAATACGAAACGCCCCAAAGCCGCCATACTTCGGGAGAAGGGCAGCAATTCCGAGCGGGAGCTGGCCCACGCCATGTACCTCGCCGGCTTCGACGTACGCGATGTGCACATGACCGACCTGATGACAGGCAGGGAAACCCTGGAAGACATTCAGTTCCTCGGCGCCGTCGGCGGCTTTTCCAATTCCGATGTGCTAGGCTCCGCCAAAGGCTGGGCCGGGGCTTTCCTTTACAATGAAAAGGCAAGGGCCGCCCTGGAAAAATTCTTCGCCCGGGAGGACGTGCTGTCGGTAGGCATCTGCAACGGCTGCCAGTTGTTCATCGAACTAGGGCTCATCAACCCGGAGCACACCCAAAAACCGAAGATGGGATTCAATGATTCGCACAAACACGAAAGCGGCTTCACTTCGGTAAAGGTACTGGAAAACAACTCCGTGATGCTCTCCAGCTTGAGCGGCGCTACCCTGGGCGTATGGATATCCCACGGCGAGGGCAAATTCGAACTACCGCTGCCAGAAGATCAATACAACATCGTGGCCCAATACGGCTACGAGGGCTACCCCGCCAACCCCAACGGCAGCGACTACCACACCGCCATGATGGCCAGTGCCGACGGCCGCCACCTCGTGCTGATGCCCCACATCGAACGCTCCATCTTCCCCTGGAACTGGGCGCACTACCCCAAGGACAGAGCGGACGATATCTCGCCCTGGATCGAGGCTTTTGTCAATGCACGGCGATGGTTGGAGGGGTAA
- a CDS encoding carboxypeptidase-like regulatory domain-containing protein, giving the protein MRQILLLCCALNFQMVALLGQNVLTGKVVDSATQRPIPFATVYFDGTTNGQTTDDNGQFSLTLKGIELPAVLVVSHVGYRTQILNITTATETLAIQLSLQGQLMGTVVVQDRNQRLKNIEEFRRLFLGSDEWGKRARIQNEEALLFERDYATQKVNTTSKYMRRMALKANPGRVEWAVDSSYFVYDKALNLQAVSKVPLVVELPHLGYSLRVDLVRFLTEYKSGRTGYLGHYFFISEEGPDGKVRPQHQKNRQRAFFNSSLHFLRSLFSGTLAENGYQVLEAVKDGTAKEKKLLPFDITPFLHRVEKDQLEIRGLAGRQLVILYYGDARGRPIPANKWKNKQPVQSGMHFGENACRIRPDGTVGDSDLAFSGYIGSHGVAWILPSDYEQ; this is encoded by the coding sequence ATGCGTCAAATCCTGCTTCTTTGCTGTGCACTTAATTTTCAAATGGTGGCACTATTAGGTCAAAATGTCTTGACAGGCAAGGTCGTTGATAGTGCTACCCAACGCCCCATTCCTTTTGCTACGGTCTACTTCGATGGAACCACTAATGGCCAAACCACCGATGATAATGGCCAATTTAGTTTAACCCTTAAGGGAATAGAATTACCGGCTGTTCTGGTGGTGAGTCACGTCGGTTATCGCACCCAGATCTTGAATATTACAACTGCCACGGAAACATTAGCTATCCAGCTCAGCTTGCAAGGTCAGCTTATGGGGACGGTGGTAGTGCAGGATCGCAATCAACGACTGAAAAATATCGAAGAATTCCGTCGCCTTTTTTTAGGAAGTGATGAGTGGGGTAAAAGGGCTCGCATCCAGAATGAAGAGGCCCTGTTATTTGAACGGGATTATGCTACCCAAAAAGTAAATACCACTTCCAAATATATGCGACGGATGGCTTTAAAAGCGAATCCAGGCCGGGTGGAATGGGCGGTGGATAGCAGCTATTTTGTTTATGATAAGGCCTTGAACTTGCAGGCGGTGTCCAAGGTTCCTTTAGTGGTCGAATTGCCCCACCTAGGGTATAGCCTACGCGTTGACTTGGTGCGTTTTCTTACGGAATACAAAAGCGGCCGAACCGGTTATCTGGGACATTATTTTTTTATCTCCGAAGAGGGGCCGGATGGTAAAGTGCGTCCCCAACATCAAAAGAACCGGCAGCGAGCTTTTTTTAATTCTTCCTTACATTTTCTGCGCTCCCTTTTTTCTGGAACCTTGGCGGAGAATGGCTACCAAGTACTGGAGGCAGTCAAAGATGGCACAGCTAAAGAAAAAAAGTTGTTGCCTTTTGATATTACTCCCTTCCTTCATCGCGTCGAGAAAGACCAACTGGAAATAAGGGGCCTTGCAGGACGTCAACTTGTCATTCTTTATTACGGCGATGCTCGGGGGCGGCCCATACCCGCGAATAAATGGAAAAATAAGCAGCCGGTGCAATCAGGGATGCATTTTGGAGAAAATGCTTGCCGTATTCGCCCGGATGGCACCGTCGGAGACAGTGACCTGGCCTTTAGCGGCTATATCGGTAGCCACGGGGTCGCCTGGATATTGCCCAGCGATTATGAGCAGTAG
- a CDS encoding helix-turn-helix transcriptional regulator, whose product MADKKDLNCIKAVLKSQGRSQSWLADQMGLNYNTVNGWCNNRNQPYLSDLVKVAALLEVAPADLIVDGTKKEKGLTPKRQTSLNFA is encoded by the coding sequence ATGGCAGATAAAAAAGATTTGAACTGTATCAAAGCCGTTCTCAAAAGCCAGGGCCGGTCGCAAAGTTGGCTGGCAGATCAGATGGGACTGAACTACAACACGGTCAACGGTTGGTGTAACAACCGCAATCAACCGTACTTGTCTGATTTGGTGAAAGTCGCCGCGTTGCTTGAAGTAGCCCCGGCAGACCTAATTGTGGACGGCACAAAAAAAGAAAAAGGCCTAACGCCTAAGCGTCAGACCTCTTTAAATTTCGCATAA